The following coding sequences lie in one Anguilla anguilla isolate fAngAng1 chromosome 14, fAngAng1.pri, whole genome shotgun sequence genomic window:
- the gfi1b gene encoding zinc finger protein Gfi-1b, translated as MPRSFLVKSKRCSSYNAHRFVDEEQLELRDSSETTNNTKPGPPHSLDHGDLEQTQDEGRPDHSAPFPPIKPEREASCPAPAHPEPPVPPMVSGGAYYTPEPQLPEYPRYYKSPFAWESVHPSYDFRQMGFPPSLLQHASTLYGAHIKQSSETPQPLDCSTHYSPTSDTYHCITCDKVFSTPHGLEVHVRRSHSGTRPFGCSVCRKTFGHAVSLEQHMNVHSQERSFECKMCGKTFKRSSTLSTHLLIHSDTRPYPCQYCGKRFHQKSDMKKHTYIHTGEKPHKCQVCGKAFSQSSNLITHSRKHTGFKPFGCEICAKGFQRKVDLRRHHESQHGLK; from the exons ATGCCTCGTTCTTTTTTGGTGAAGAGCAAGCGGTGCTCCTCCTACAACGCTCACAGGTTCGTCGACGAGGAGCAACTCGAACTAAGAGACTCATCAGAGACAACAAATAATACAA AACCGGGTCCCCCGCACTCGCTGGACCACGGCGACCTGGAGCAGACCCAGGACGAGGGCCGTCCCGACCATTCCGCCCCCTTTCCCCCGATTAAACCAGAGCGGGAGGCCAGCTGCCCCGCACCCGCTCACCCCGAGCCCCCCGTGCCCCCCATGGTCTCCGGTGGAGCCTATTACACTCCAG AACCCCAGCTCCCCGAATATCCCCGCTACTACAAGTCCCCGTTTGCCTGGGAGTCCGTGCACCCGTCCTACGATTTCCGGCAGATGGggttccccccctccctgctccagcaCGCCAGCACCCTGTACGGGGCACACATTAAGCAGAGCTCCGAGACCCCCCAGCCCCTGGACTGCAGCACACACTACTCGCCAACCTCCGACACGTACCACTGCATCACCTGCGATAAG gtgttCTCCACCCCCCACGGGCTGGAGGTGCACGTCCGGCGCTCCCACAGCGGCACGCGGCCCTTCGGCTGCAGCGTGTGCCGCAAGACCTTCGGCCACGCGGTCAGCCTGGAGCAGCACATGAACGTCCACTCGCAG GAGAGGAGCTTCGAGTGCAAGATGTGCGGGAAGACCTTCAAGCGCTCGTCCACCCTGTCCACCCACCTGCTGATCCACTCGGACACGCGGCCCTACCCCTGCCAGTACTGCGGCAAGAGGTTCCACCAGAAGTCCGACATGAAGAagcacacctacatacacacag gaGAGAAGCCCCACAAGTGCCAGGTGTGTGGCAAGGCCTTCAGCCAGAGCTCAAACCTGATCACACACAGCCGCAAGCACACAGGATTCAAGCCCTTCGGCTGCGAGATCTGTGCCAAGGGCTTCCAGCGGAAGGTGGACCTCCGGAGACACCACGAGAGTCAACATGGCCTGaagtga